One region of Rhizobium sp. 007 genomic DNA includes:
- a CDS encoding amidase, translating to MRIDEYVQHDATGLASLVKAGEITPLELTLLAREAHDEVNPRANAVIEFYEDAESVVGANDGIFAGVPFLRKDTGASEAGRLQEKASRLFKGYRPNTESHFFRRAREAGLRTLGRTTMPEFGTSGMSQSILNGVTGNPWDLDRSAGGSSSGSAAAVAAGITPIAHSSDGGGSIRIPASWCGLVGLNPSRGRVSGGPNNQDASSGRSREFVLCRTVRDMAAALDVFSGHYPGDPFIITQPKHSYREELSQPTGVLRVGIARTKWGAVDLEPEVLEVVDSAATLLEEMGHRVTEMEPPYESAEYSRIFLAGSARSAHLLGETAQAMGRTISADTVEPINLKIYEYGRRASPFLTGDVQELMRRMRVRVAEAVEPYDILLTPTMPTVALPHGTIYCTTNPTLSAEEFMEADAALYQYLGVLNVTGHPAVSLPLGQSSNGMPIGLQIVARFGDEATLVRVARDLEEARPWRDRHPRVWAGQQH from the coding sequence GTGAGGATTGATGAATATGTGCAGCACGATGCTACCGGTTTGGCGTCTCTCGTGAAAGCGGGTGAAATCACACCGTTGGAACTAACACTCTTAGCCCGAGAAGCGCACGATGAGGTGAATCCTCGGGCAAACGCTGTCATCGAATTCTATGAAGATGCCGAGTCTGTCGTCGGTGCGAACGACGGTATTTTTGCCGGCGTGCCATTTCTTCGGAAAGACACGGGAGCAAGTGAGGCTGGTCGCCTTCAAGAAAAGGCAAGCCGTCTGTTTAAGGGCTACCGACCTAACACAGAAAGTCATTTTTTTCGCCGCGCGCGGGAGGCGGGGCTCAGAACCCTCGGAAGAACAACAATGCCTGAATTCGGGACGTCAGGCATGAGCCAATCGATTTTAAATGGAGTCACTGGCAATCCGTGGGATTTAGATCGGTCTGCAGGTGGATCGTCCTCGGGATCCGCGGCTGCTGTTGCTGCCGGCATTACACCAATCGCACACAGTAGCGACGGCGGCGGATCAATTCGTATCCCGGCATCCTGGTGCGGTCTTGTCGGCTTGAATCCATCTCGCGGACGCGTTTCCGGCGGCCCAAACAACCAAGACGCATCATCTGGCCGTAGTCGGGAGTTTGTTCTCTGTCGGACCGTCCGTGACATGGCCGCCGCGCTCGATGTTTTTTCCGGTCACTATCCTGGTGATCCGTTCATCATCACCCAGCCGAAGCATTCCTATCGCGAAGAACTTTCACAGCCGACAGGCGTTCTAAGGGTTGGAATTGCCAGGACCAAGTGGGGTGCCGTGGATCTGGAGCCGGAAGTGCTTGAGGTCGTCGATTCTGCGGCGACTCTGCTCGAGGAAATGGGGCACAGGGTCACCGAAATGGAGCCACCTTACGAATCTGCAGAATATTCAAGAATATTCCTCGCAGGTTCAGCCCGCAGCGCGCATCTACTTGGTGAAACGGCCCAGGCAATGGGGCGGACCATTAGTGCGGATACCGTGGAACCCATTAATTTAAAGATTTATGAATATGGCCGAAGGGCATCACCGTTTCTGACGGGGGACGTACAAGAGCTCATGCGAAGGATGCGGGTGCGCGTAGCTGAGGCGGTCGAACCGTACGACATACTGCTAACGCCCACCATGCCAACTGTGGCTCTACCACATGGCACCATTTACTGCACGACCAACCCAACGCTCTCCGCAGAAGAATTCATGGAAGCGGATGCCGCGCTTTATCAATATCTTGGAGTGCTCAATGTTACGGGACATCCGGCAGTATCTTTGCCGTTGGGACAAAGTTCCAACGGCATGCCTATCGGGCTTCAAATAGTTGCCCGTTTCGGCGACGAGGCGACGCTGGTTCGCGTCGCACGGGATCTGGAGGAGGCGAGGCCCTGGAGAGACCGGCACCCGAGAGTTTGGGCTGGCCAACAGCATTGA